The Reichenbachiella carrageenanivorans region AACTAAGCTATTTAAATATCGAAGGTAAATACTACTTCATGACTGATGATCTGCAGGTTTATGGACTAGCAGGAATCGGAGTTGGTTTTGCGAAAGCAGAAGCTAATGGAGTTTCTGCATCTACCTCAGAAACTGGTCTAAACATTGGTGGAGGTGTGTGCTTGCCACTTACTGACGTATTAGGATTCAACGGTGAGTTGAAATACCAAACTGCAGGTGACGGCCAATTGGCTATCAAAGCAGGTGTATTCTACACTTTCGGTAACTAAGACGTACCAAAAAAACATAAAAAAGTCCCGCTTCGATATGGAGCGGGACTTTTTTATGCCTTAGGTTTTAAGGTCTGTATCAATAGACTAATCAAAAGGACTCCCGTACACCCTATCACATTGAACCAGAGATAGCCAATATCTGTGGAGAGAAACAAACCAATCACTAATAGCTGAGAAACTATCGCTGCCCAAAACACGGCCGTGCCTTGCACAAATTTCACAAAGAAAGCCACGAGAAATATCCCTAGGATATTGCCATAAAATAACGATCCGAGAATGTTGACCATCTCGATCAGGTTTTCTGACTGATGCGCCATAAAGGCAAAACCAATCGCCAGTATCCCCCATCCCGCCGTCATCAGTTTGGACACTAGCATATATCTGTTTTCGGAGGCATCTGGATTGATCAGGTTTTTATAAAAATCGATCACCGTAGTAGACGCCAATGCATTCAGCTCACCAGAAGTGGAAGACATGGCTGCTGAAAAAATCACAGCAATCAGTAGCCCAATGATGCCTTGAGGTAAATAGTTAAGAATAAAAGTAAGGAATACGTAATCCGAATCTTTGATCTTCATGGCCGCATCGGTAGAAGCGATCAGCTCTTTCATTTCCGTTCGTGAGTCATTTACCCGTTCGGCTGTCTGTTGAAGTTTTTGCTTGGCTTGTACCTGCGCTTCGATAGACCCACCAGTCAATGCTTCTGCATAATTTAGTGCTGATTCCTTTCGCTGTTGCACCCAAAAGTCATGATCTGTAGTGATCCGATCAATATTTTCAATTCCTACTTGTTGCTCTACAGAGGTTATGTTTTGAGCATTGAAATGAACTGGCGGCTGATAGAATATATAAAACACATACAATAAAGCACCAGTAAGCAGGATGAAAAATTGCATAGGAATTTTCAATATGGCATTAAACATCAACCCCATGCGGCTCTCCACGGTATTCTTACCCCCAAGATAGCGCTGTACTTGCGACTGATCTGTCCCAAAATACGACAGTGCCAAAAACAATCCTCCTAAAATACCCGACCATACTGTGTACCTTTTTTCAAAATCAAAAGAGAAATCAACGGCATTGAGCTTGTCCAAACTGCCAGCAATGTGCAGTGCCTCGGGAAAAGTAACAAAGTCCGATAGGTAATGCACAATATAGCCAAACGCAATAGCCATTCCGATAAGGATCACCGTCATCTGATGTTTTTGAGTGAGACTCACTGCCTTGGTACCGCCACTCACCGTGTAGATGATCACCAGCACGCCCACCAGCAAGATGGTCCAAGTGAGGCTCCATCCTAGTATAGTAGACAGGATAATGGCTGGTGCATATATCGTAATACCAGCAGCCAAACCACGCTGTACCAAAAACAAAAAAGCACCAAGCAAACGAGTTTTTTTGTCAAATCGTTTTTCGAGATATTCGTAGGCCGTATATACCTTTAGTTTGTAATAGATAGGGATAAACACAAAAGCCACTATAATCAATGCTATAGGCAATCCAAAATAGTTCTGAACAAAAGCCATCCCACTCTCATAGCCTTGGCCTGGTGTAGAAATAAAAGTGATGGCACTCGCTTGTGTGGCCATCACAGACAACCCAATCGTGCCCCATTTCATACTGTTGCCACCACGCAGATAGTTGTCAATCGTGTTTGTACCGTAGGTTTTGTATACGCCATAGCCCACAATGAGCCCCAAAGTACCAAATAACACCAATAGATCTAATATGCTCATCGGAAGGAAACGCTAAACCAATACAACAAAAGAATAACTGCGGCCAGATTGGCCAATACAAACCAGTACATGGCTTTCCAAGTTTTAAAAAAAGGTGGTTTATCCAATGAATCCAAATTTGAAATTTTTTAAAGGTAAATCAATCTTATTTGCCAATTGAGATCATATTGGTAAAGATACGATAGGCTCCTGGTACGCCTGCAGGCAATTCTCTAAACCAAGAATATCCACTATAGATATAGTACCCTTTTCCATATTTAGCCACTAGCAATCCTCCATTTCTAGGATCTTCTCCTGGGTCGTTGGACGAAAGTATGGCCTCATATTGCTCATCCCATTCGTTAGGGAAATAAAGCCCGCGCTCCTGCACCCAGTCTTCAAAATCAGCCTCCGTTATTGTGTTTGGTGTATTCATCACTGGGTGATCGGGTTTCAATATTCTAACCTCAGCTTCTTCTACCGTTACTCTATCTCTCGACAACTGCAGTGGATAAGGCCCTAGGTCTTTAGTCACCAACTGGTGTGCGGTGTTGTACTGCACGATCATAGTACCGCCGTTTTTTACATATTCCATCAATTCTTCTTGATAAAACTTCAAACGATCGTTGGTATTGTAGGCTCTGATCCCTAGGATTACTGCATCATACATCTGTAGCTTTTCAGCCGTGATGTCTCCATTAGACAGCTCTGTTACCTCATAGCCTATTTGCGCCAAGCTAGCTGGGATTTCATCTCCTGAACCCACGATATAACCCACGTTTGTTCCTCTTTTTTCTAGCTCCACCTTCACTACTTTAGCTGACGACACAGGAAACAAAGCTTGCTTTGGGATGTGGTCATATTCGATTCTCACCAAGCTATTGTTGTATGTTTTGTCCTCGATTTTGGCGACAGCCTGTATCTCCCCACTGTGAGCAACAGGAGGAGGAAATAGCTCAAAGCTAAATACTGCCTCGGCACCTTTGTCAGACAAATCAAAGGAGTAACTCTCAGGTTTGACCTTCCAACCTTCTGGCAAATTCAGCGACAAATCTCCTTGAATCTCTGCCTGTCCGGCCAATACTTTCACCTCTATAGATTTCGAATCGCCATTACCAAATACATATACCTTCTCGGAAATATTGAGAAAAACAGGCGGTGTCACTTCCAAAGGTCTATATGTCTCACCTGCCACAGGATCATTTTCTTTGTAAATCACTGGCAACTCATATTCGATAGCCGTACCGTTGATTTCGATCGTAGCCCTCCACGAAAGTGCAGGAGCATTCTCTGGCGTACCGATCAACTTTGGGTCTATCACTTCATACATGCCCAAAGTCCCTGGAGCTTTGAGCCAATACGGGTCAGAATAGCTGGTTTGAGTATCTAGCACGTAGTTCATATCCGAGTTGAATGGACGATTGTTGAATAGCTTTTGATTGACATGAAAAGCTGATCTATCTCCTAGCCTTATCGACACCAATTTCATATCCACATCAGAACGATTGATAGCCTCCATGCTAAGGGTTAGCGAATCGCCTGGCGTATAAGAATACTGATCTGCCTTCACTTCCATATACAATCCCGTACACGCTTTGATCAGTGCTTTAACTTCTTCTTGTTTTACTTTTTTCCAATAGGGGTCTTTCACTTTGTCCAATGCGTTGTATGCCAAAACCAAGTCATTCACAATAATCCACGGCTGAGCAGGATCATAGTACATGAGTGCATTGTCTACATGATAGCCTACTTTGCCTCCACCCTTCACTCGGTTCCAACTAGTATCAAATCCGGCAAACATATCCGTGGCTCGCTCCCCTGCCGTATGCTCAAAGTATTCGATCTGTGTCCCTCTGGTACCAGTAGACCCAAAACCCTGGCTCTTGTGCATGCTTCTACTCAGGGAGGCGATTTCAGGATAAGACTTGCCTAGCAGTGGGTTGTAGGTACCCAAGTCTAAGGTAATCATGGCAGCGGTGTCCATTTCTATCCCTGCACGTTGGTAAAAAAACGGATGGGTATTGAAAAGTATTCTTTTGGGTTGCCACACGCCATATTCAGCAGCCGACGTTGGGAAATATTTTTTATCGGCCGCCATTTCGAAGGCCTCCTTGGCCAAAATAGCTGAAGCGGTATGATGACCATGCCCCCCCATACCATTACCTGGAAAGCGAGTGATCACCACATCAGGCTTGTGTTTTCTAAAGACTCTTACAAAGTCTGCCAGCACTTCCTCTCTATTCCATATTTCAAATGTCTCTTCCGCATTTTTAGAATAGCCAAAGTCATTGGCTCGGCTAAAATACTGCTGTCCGCCATCCGTACGGCGAGCAGCCAGCAGCTCTTGTGTTCGGATCAGGCCGAGCAATTCTCGAATTTCCGAACCAATCAAATTTTGTCCGCCGTCGCCTCTAGTTGCAGACAGGTAGGCGGTATTGAATTTTTTCTCATTCGCCATATAGGCGATTACTTTGGTGTTTTCATCATCAGGATGGGCGGCCACATACAGCACGGAACCAAGTACATTGAGCTTTTCGAGCATCAATTGAATATCTGCGGCATTTGGTTTTTTAGGTTGCTGGGCTTGTATGGGTAATGAAATGGATAAAGTAAAAAGGAATGATAACAATCGCAGTAGTCGCATATTTAAATTTTAATTTTCAAACAATATTAATCGGCTCGTCATTAAGAAAAAAACAATAATGGCTAAACGGTAATATTCCTTTGGAGTTATGCTTTATCCTAAATGAAAAAAGGTCTACCCAATTGGGTAGACCTCATACCTGTTTTTCAATCTCTTGGTTTTGAGATTAATCTTTTTTCGGCGGTCTTATTCTCTTTCCCCGAGGTTCTACTTTGACTTCTCTCGACTCGCCATCTTGCGTGATCGTAACCCATTGATCACAAGTTCCATCACCAAAGTCAATCGTTTTTTCGATCTTAGATTCAATATTCACTGTGAGTATACCAGACACATGCGGCAAAAAACCACCTTCTCTACACTCCATTTTAGATACCAAAGGTGTCGTTTCTTCGATCATGGTTTCATACGTTATTCCCAGCCTGTTGGTACCACTAGCCGTGCCAAATCGAGCCACTTGGGTTTTCAATCCGTCCTCATCGAAAGTGGCAATCACTGTCCGTGATGAAGACCTAGTAAGGATAAATCCATCAGGCATGGTTATTTTTCCATTGGTCAGAGTTGCTTCATATTTCTTTTCGGTACCCGTACCCGACAGATAAATCAGTACACGCACACCTTCTACTTGAATTGTATCTACTGAAAACCCTTCAAAAGTCACCGTTCGTTTAAATCCTGCCTCATTTCTTTCTCCCTCATGGGCAATAAGTATTTTACCTTTGCGTACTCGCCCATCAATACCTACACAACCCTCTTCTCCAAAGTCAACAGTTCTAATTGAGGTTGCTTCATCATTCGTTACGGTCACGCAGTCATTGAATTTCTTCCATCTTTCTCCCAAAGATCTCCCTTCCTTTTCATCAAAATAAGTAGTAGCAAAATCTGCAGCATCATCTATCTCTTCCACAAGGTCGGAAGTATTAATTTCCAAATTCACATCTGCGATAGCCAAGTCCTCCCCTACTAATTCATCCGTAGATTCGTCAATATCCGTCGTACAAGCATGCAAGATCAATGCAGAAGTAGTTAGTAAAATCCCAAATAGTCTTTTCATAGTTTTAGTATTTACTGATTGTTTTTATTAATGTTTTCTTGGGTCTTTGACGCTTCCATTAGGTCAAAGTTTAATCTCCAATGAAAAAGTTTTTAACCAGTTTATATTACTTTGGTAAAATCAGTGATCTCTACACCTGCTATAACGACAAGCCTAGCCTCATCCCTACCCTAAGTGTAGCACAAATTAAATTGCGAAAATCTCAACAAATTCTCAATTATTTATAATAATCCCAATAATTCAATTCAAGAGTTACGAATCTACATTGTCTTATACTCATTCGGTGATATTTTGAATCAAATGCATATCTTTGCCAGCCTTAATAATCACATTTATTAATCATCTGAAGTTTCGAGAATGACTACGACTTCAGAGCACTAAAAACACACTAAGAAATGAAATTCAAATCAGGGGTTCTCACTGGAGACGAAGTAAGCGAATTATTGAAGTATGCGAATGAGAATCAATTCGCGCTACCAGCAGCAAACGTAATAGGTAGCAGCTCTATCAATGCAGTGCTAGAAACTGCA contains the following coding sequences:
- a CDS encoding porin family protein; this encodes MKTKLLALALVSLFAINGAMAQEQGEIRAGLGLVLGTKAGVSDTGESKIGFGLSPSVEYLITDVISGNASYDFYFKSSVGGVDYKLSYLNIEGKYYFMTDDLQVYGLAGIGVGFAKAEANGVSASTSETGLNIGGGVCLPLTDVLGFNGELKYQTAGDGQLAIKAGVFYTFGN
- a CDS encoding sodium:solute symporter, which codes for MSILDLLVLFGTLGLIVGYGVYKTYGTNTIDNYLRGGNSMKWGTIGLSVMATQASAITFISTPGQGYESGMAFVQNYFGLPIALIIVAFVFIPIYYKLKVYTAYEYLEKRFDKKTRLLGAFLFLVQRGLAAGITIYAPAIILSTILGWSLTWTILLVGVLVIIYTVSGGTKAVSLTQKHQMTVILIGMAIAFGYIVHYLSDFVTFPEALHIAGSLDKLNAVDFSFDFEKRYTVWSGILGGLFLALSYFGTDQSQVQRYLGGKNTVESRMGLMFNAILKIPMQFFILLTGALLYVFYIFYQPPVHFNAQNITSVEQQVGIENIDRITTDHDFWVQQRKESALNYAEALTGGSIEAQVQAKQKLQQTAERVNDSRTEMKELIASTDAAMKIKDSDYVFLTFILNYLPQGIIGLLIAVIFSAAMSSTSGELNALASTTVIDFYKNLINPDASENRYMLVSKLMTAGWGILAIGFAFMAHQSENLIEMVNILGSLFYGNILGIFLVAFFVKFVQGTAVFWAAIVSQLLVIGLFLSTDIGYLWFNVIGCTGVLLISLLIQTLKPKA
- a CDS encoding PIG-L family deacetylase, whose amino-acid sequence is MRLLRLLSFLFTLSISLPIQAQQPKKPNAADIQLMLEKLNVLGSVLYVAAHPDDENTKVIAYMANEKKFNTAYLSATRGDGGQNLIGSEIRELLGLIRTQELLAARRTDGGQQYFSRANDFGYSKNAEETFEIWNREEVLADFVRVFRKHKPDVVITRFPGNGMGGHGHHTASAILAKEAFEMAADKKYFPTSAAEYGVWQPKRILFNTHPFFYQRAGIEMDTAAMITLDLGTYNPLLGKSYPEIASLSRSMHKSQGFGSTGTRGTQIEYFEHTAGERATDMFAGFDTSWNRVKGGGKVGYHVDNALMYYDPAQPWIIVNDLVLAYNALDKVKDPYWKKVKQEEVKALIKACTGLYMEVKADQYSYTPGDSLTLSMEAINRSDVDMKLVSIRLGDRSAFHVNQKLFNNRPFNSDMNYVLDTQTSYSDPYWLKAPGTLGMYEVIDPKLIGTPENAPALSWRATIEINGTAIEYELPVIYKENDPVAGETYRPLEVTPPVFLNISEKVYVFGNGDSKSIEVKVLAGQAEIQGDLSLNLPEGWKVKPESYSFDLSDKGAEAVFSFELFPPPVAHSGEIQAVAKIEDKTYNNSLVRIEYDHIPKQALFPVSSAKVVKVELEKRGTNVGYIVGSGDEIPASLAQIGYEVTELSNGDITAEKLQMYDAVILGIRAYNTNDRLKFYQEELMEYVKNGGTMIVQYNTAHQLVTKDLGPYPLQLSRDRVTVEEAEVRILKPDHPVMNTPNTITEADFEDWVQERGLYFPNEWDEQYEAILSSNDPGEDPRNGGLLVAKYGKGYYIYSGYSWFRELPAGVPGAYRIFTNMISIGK